Proteins from a genomic interval of Gossypium hirsutum isolate 1008001.06 chromosome A09, Gossypium_hirsutum_v2.1, whole genome shotgun sequence:
- the LOC107942706 gene encoding oil body-associated protein 1A, with translation MSNHAQVPGEPTETTTSLVETATGAIQGFRPIKQIHEHLCAFHFYGYDMTRQVEAHHFCAHQNEEMRQCLIYDTPEADAKLIGLEYMISENLFLTLPDEEKPLWHSHLYEVKSGVLFMPRVPGPIERHGLDKVCKTYGKTIHFWQVDKGDNLPLGLPQLMMALTRDGQLDEELGRDVEKRFGVSFEKERAKRAELTGPTHGIHPLANGGGKGLIPKLREVDCKPADSVPRVFV, from the exons ATGTCGAATCATGCGCAAGTTCCAGGCGAGCCCACTGAAACCACCACTTCCCTCGTCGAGACCGCCACCGGTGCCATCCAAGGCTTCCGCCCCATCAAACAAATCCATGAACATCTCTGCGC ATTTCATTTCTATGGCTACGACATGACCCGTCAAGTCGAAGCGCACCATTTCTGCGCACATCAAAACGAAGAAATGCGACAATGTCTCATATATGACACCCCCGAAGCCGATGCAAAGCTCATCGGATTGGAGTATATGATATCGGAGAATTTGTTTTTGACGTTGCCGGACGAAGAGAAGCCGCTTTGGCATTCGCATTTGTACGAAGTGAAGAGTGGGGTGTTGTTTATGCCGCGAGTTCCGGGGCCAATCGAGAGGCATGGTCTGGACAAAGTTTGCAAGACTTATGGGAAGACCATCCATTTTTGGCAAGTCGATAAAGGTGATAATCTCCCTCTTGGGTTACCTCAATTGATGATGGCTCTCACTAGAGATGGTCAGCTCGATGAAGAACTTGGTCGAG ATGTGGAGAAGCGATTTGGGGTATCATTTGAGAAAGAGAGGGCGAAGAGAGCTGAGTTGACGGGTCCAACACATGGGATTCATCCATTGGCAAATGGAGGTGGGAAAGGGCTGATCCCTAAACTCAGGGAGGTGGATTGTAAGCCTGCTGATTCAGTTCCCCGGGTCTTCGTTTGA
- the LOC107942715 gene encoding MACPF domain-containing protein At1g14780 — MGMGMGMEETEKPIEVRAVEALGKGFDISGDFRLKYAKGTRLVVLDETNKRDIVFPGAFTVQDVSQDIRLDKGDRIRFKSDVLEFNQMSELLNQKSSIQGKVPSGYLNSIFGLRGDWLHDAEDTKNLAFDGYFISLYHLHLTASPLVLHDRVKKSVPPHWDPAALSRFIRTYGTHIIVGMAIGGQDLICVRQNYSSTIPPSELRGYLEDLGDVMFSDGKSPSLLQRKMGDGKQKVPEVFNRILQSNTLQLASIAETSSKDGLTIICSKRGGNVFLHGHSNWLQTVPAKPEGILFKFVPITSLLTGIPGSGYLSHAINLYLRYKPAPEDLRFFLEFQVPLQWAPMFCELPLRHHRKKASCPSLQFAFLGPKIQVSSTQVSSDLKPAVGLRLYLEGKKCNRLAIHVQHLSSLPNIMTVTSGQPCRWRGSDDYKSSDQFLEPVRWKRYSNVCTSVVEHDPNWLQEVSNGVFIVTGAQLISKGKWPKTVLHLRLLYTHIPNCTIRKTEWAAPPETSRKAGFLTNLSTTFSFTQRAVTGQQKPPPTTLNSGVFPEGPPAPIRAKKLLKYVDVSEVIRGPHDAPGHWLVTAAKLVNEGGKISLHVKFALLDYP, encoded by the exons atGGGTATGGGTATGGGTATGGAGGAAACTGAGAAACCAATAGAGGTACGAGCTGTGGAAGCTTTGGGAAAAGGGTTTGATATAAGTGGTGATTTCAGGTTGAAATATGCTAAAGGTACAAGATTGGTTGTGCTTGATGAAACCAATAAAAGAGACATTGTATTCCCAGGTGCTTTTACCGTTCAAGACGTTTCTCAAGATATTCGTCTCGATAAAGGCGATCGTATTCGATTCAAATCTGATGTTCTTGAATTCAACCAG ATGTCCGAGTTACTTAATCAAAAGTCTTCGATTCAAGGAAAAGTTCCTTCAGGCTACCTCAACTCCATTTTTGGTTTGAGAGGAGATTGGCTTCATGATGCTGAAGACACCAAAAATCTTGCTTTCGATGGTTACTTTATTTCGTTATATCATTTACACCTTACAGCATCTCCACTTGTACTACACGACAGAGTTAAGAAGTCTGTTCCACCACACTGGGATCCAGCAGCATTGTCTAG GTTCATTCGGACATATGGGACACATATAATAGTCGGCATGGCTATTGGAGGTCAAGATTTAATTTGTGTCAGACAGAACTATTCCTCTACAATTCCACCTTCGGAACTCAGAGGGTATTTGGAGGATCTCGGAGATGTTATGTTTTCAGATGGGAAAAGCCCTTCATTACTACAAAGAAAAATGGGAGACGGCAAACAAAAA GTGCCCGAGGTCTTTAACCGCATTTTGCAGTCCAATACCTTACAGTTGGCCAGCATTGCAGAAACATCAAGCAAAGAC GGACTCACTATCATTTGTTCGAAAAGAGGCGGAAATGTGTTCTTGCATGGTCACTCCAACTGGCTCCAGACTGTACCTGCGAAACCCGAGGGAATTTTGTTCAAGTTCGTTCCCATTACTTCTCTTCTGACTGGGATTCCAGGAAGCGGGTATCTCAGTCATGCAATCAACTTGTATCTTCGTT ACAAGCCTGCTCCGGAGGATTTGCGGTTTTTCTTGGAGTTTCAAGTTCCACTACAGTGGGCCCCTATGTTTTGTGAGCTGCCTCTTAGGCATCATAGGAAAAAAGCTTCTTGCCCTTCCCTGCAATTTGCTTTCTTGGGTCCTAAGATACAAGTCAGCTCCACGCAG GTTTCAAGTGATCTAAAACCGGCTGTTGGCCTCCGACTGTACTTAGAAGGAAAGAAATGCAACAGGCTGGCAATACACGTGCAGCATCTCTCGAGTCTTCCGAATATAATGACGGTCACATCAGGCCAGCCATGCCGATGGCGAGGATCAGATGACTATAAATCAAGCGACCAATTTTTAGAGCCGGTTCGGTGGAAGAGATACTCAAATGTGTGCACGTCTGTTGTTGAACATGACCCTAACTGGTTACAAGAAGTCTCAAATGGTGTTTTTATCGTAACCGGTGCACAGCTCATTAGTAAAGGGAAGTGGCCAAAGACAGTTTTGCATCTCCGTCTGCTTTACACACATATACCGAACTGCACAATCCGGAAGACTGAGTGGGCTGCTCCACCTGAAACTTCTCGTAAGGCTGGTTTCCTCACAAATCTCAGCACGACTTTCTCATTCACTCAACGGGCAGTCACCGGACAACAAAAACCACCTCCAACCACACTTAATTCAGGCGTGTTTCCGGAAGGTCCACCAGCACCAATTCGTGCCAAAAAGTTGCTAAAATATGTAGATGTATCGGAGGTCATCCGGGGTCCACACGATGCTCCGGGACATTGGCTGGTAACAGCAGCCAAGCTAGTGAATGAAGGTGGTAAGATTAGTTTGCATGTGAAGTTTGCATTGTTGGATTATCCATGA
- the LOC107942710 gene encoding rho GDP-dissociation inhibitor 1 isoform X2 gives MSAAVGIFSASKQDGLKKNGRNNNEEAREEKKKKNKKFVDDNEAKNNNVDDENEVDEEDDNPKLKPEKELDLGPPLSLKEQLEKDKDDESLRRWKEQLLGSVDMSALGGTVFPICYSRSKHMLNYIFVMKAEMEAAEVKIERLSIVCRGRPDIVLPIPFVSNPKSSLFILKEGSPYRLKFSFTVSHNVVSGLNYTNTVWKTGVKEKTKVMLGTFSPRKDPYTYELEEETTPSGLFARGSYSATTKLVDDDGKAYLAMNYHFEIKKNWPSNNS, from the exons atgtcaGCTGCTGTAGGAATTTTCTCAGCATCCAAACAAGATGGTTtgaagaaaaatggaagaaaCAATAATGAAGAGGcgagagaagagaagaagaagaagaacaagaagTTTGTTGATGATAATGAAGCAAAGAACAATAATGTTGATGATGAGAATGAGgttgatgaagaagatgataatccCAAGCTGAAACCTGAGAAGGAGTTGGATCTTGGCCCTCCTCTTTCACTCAAAGAGCAGCTTGAAAAGGACAAG GATGATGAAAGTCTGAGGAGATGGAAAGAACAGCTTCTTGGGAGCGTTGATATGTCTGCTCTTGGAGGTACTGTTTTTCCTATCTGTTATTCAAGGAGCAAACACATGTTGAATTATATTTTTGTGATGAAAGCAGAGATGGAGGCGGCAGAAGTGAAGATAGAAAGGCTGTCAATCGTATGTCGGGGCCGACCAGATATTGTTTTGCCCATTCCATTTGTTTCAAACCCTAAAAGCAGCTTGTTTATACTAAAGGAAGGAAGTCCTTATCGTCTCAAATTCTCCTTCACTGTCTCCCACAACGTTGTCTCTGGTCTTAACTACACTAACACTGTCTGGAAAACCGGTGTTAAAG AGAAAACAAAAGTGATGTTGGGAACATTTAGCCCTCGAAAAGATCCATACACTTATGAATTGGAAGAAGAAACCACCCCTTCTGGCTTGTTTGCTAGAGGCTCCTACTCTGCAACTACGAAG CTTGTAGATGATGATGGCAAAGCTTATTTGGCTATGAATTACCACTTTGAAATCAAGAAGAACTGGCCATCAAACAactcttga
- the LOC107942710 gene encoding rho GDP-dissociation inhibitor 1 isoform X1 has product MSAAVGIFSASKQDGLKKNGRNNNEEAREEKKKKNKKFVDDNEAKNNNVDDENEVDEEDDNPKLKPEKELDLGPPLSLKEQLEKDKDDESLRRWKEQLLGSVDMSALGGTVFPICYSRSKHMLNYIFVMKAEMEAAEVKIERLSIVCRGRPDIVLPIPFVSNPKSSLFILKEGSPYRLKFSFTVSHNVVSGLNYTNTVWKTGVKVEKTKVMLGTFSPRKDPYTYELEEETTPSGLFARGSYSATTKLVDDDGKAYLAMNYHFEIKKNWPSNNS; this is encoded by the exons atgtcaGCTGCTGTAGGAATTTTCTCAGCATCCAAACAAGATGGTTtgaagaaaaatggaagaaaCAATAATGAAGAGGcgagagaagagaagaagaagaagaacaagaagTTTGTTGATGATAATGAAGCAAAGAACAATAATGTTGATGATGAGAATGAGgttgatgaagaagatgataatccCAAGCTGAAACCTGAGAAGGAGTTGGATCTTGGCCCTCCTCTTTCACTCAAAGAGCAGCTTGAAAAGGACAAG GATGATGAAAGTCTGAGGAGATGGAAAGAACAGCTTCTTGGGAGCGTTGATATGTCTGCTCTTGGAGGTACTGTTTTTCCTATCTGTTATTCAAGGAGCAAACACATGTTGAATTATATTTTTGTGATGAAAGCAGAGATGGAGGCGGCAGAAGTGAAGATAGAAAGGCTGTCAATCGTATGTCGGGGCCGACCAGATATTGTTTTGCCCATTCCATTTGTTTCAAACCCTAAAAGCAGCTTGTTTATACTAAAGGAAGGAAGTCCTTATCGTCTCAAATTCTCCTTCACTGTCTCCCACAACGTTGTCTCTGGTCTTAACTACACTAACACTGTCTGGAAAACCGGTGTTAAAG TAGAGAAAACAAAAGTGATGTTGGGAACATTTAGCCCTCGAAAAGATCCATACACTTATGAATTGGAAGAAGAAACCACCCCTTCTGGCTTGTTTGCTAGAGGCTCCTACTCTGCAACTACGAAG CTTGTAGATGATGATGGCAAAGCTTATTTGGCTATGAATTACCACTTTGAAATCAAGAAGAACTGGCCATCAAACAactcttga
- the LOC107942710 gene encoding rho GDP-dissociation inhibitor 1 isoform X4: MSAAVGIFSASKQDGLKKNGRNNNEEAREEKKKKNKKFVDDNEAKNNNVDDENEVDEEDDNPKLKPEKELDLGPPLSLKEQLEKDKDDESLRRWKEQLLGSVDMSALGEMEAAEVKIERLSIVCRGRPDIVLPIPFVSNPKSSLFILKEGSPYRLKFSFTVSHNVVSGLNYTNTVWKTGVKEKTKVMLGTFSPRKDPYTYELEEETTPSGLFARGSYSATTKLVDDDGKAYLAMNYHFEIKKNWPSNNS; this comes from the exons atgtcaGCTGCTGTAGGAATTTTCTCAGCATCCAAACAAGATGGTTtgaagaaaaatggaagaaaCAATAATGAAGAGGcgagagaagagaagaagaagaagaacaagaagTTTGTTGATGATAATGAAGCAAAGAACAATAATGTTGATGATGAGAATGAGgttgatgaagaagatgataatccCAAGCTGAAACCTGAGAAGGAGTTGGATCTTGGCCCTCCTCTTTCACTCAAAGAGCAGCTTGAAAAGGACAAG GATGATGAAAGTCTGAGGAGATGGAAAGAACAGCTTCTTGGGAGCGTTGATATGTCTGCTCTTGGAG AGATGGAGGCGGCAGAAGTGAAGATAGAAAGGCTGTCAATCGTATGTCGGGGCCGACCAGATATTGTTTTGCCCATTCCATTTGTTTCAAACCCTAAAAGCAGCTTGTTTATACTAAAGGAAGGAAGTCCTTATCGTCTCAAATTCTCCTTCACTGTCTCCCACAACGTTGTCTCTGGTCTTAACTACACTAACACTGTCTGGAAAACCGGTGTTAAAG AGAAAACAAAAGTGATGTTGGGAACATTTAGCCCTCGAAAAGATCCATACACTTATGAATTGGAAGAAGAAACCACCCCTTCTGGCTTGTTTGCTAGAGGCTCCTACTCTGCAACTACGAAG CTTGTAGATGATGATGGCAAAGCTTATTTGGCTATGAATTACCACTTTGAAATCAAGAAGAACTGGCCATCAAACAactcttga
- the LOC107942710 gene encoding rho GDP-dissociation inhibitor 1 isoform X3 yields the protein MSAAVGIFSASKQDGLKKNGRNNNEEAREEKKKKNKKFVDDNEAKNNNVDDENEVDEEDDNPKLKPEKELDLGPPLSLKEQLEKDKDDESLRRWKEQLLGSVDMSALGEMEAAEVKIERLSIVCRGRPDIVLPIPFVSNPKSSLFILKEGSPYRLKFSFTVSHNVVSGLNYTNTVWKTGVKVEKTKVMLGTFSPRKDPYTYELEEETTPSGLFARGSYSATTKLVDDDGKAYLAMNYHFEIKKNWPSNNS from the exons atgtcaGCTGCTGTAGGAATTTTCTCAGCATCCAAACAAGATGGTTtgaagaaaaatggaagaaaCAATAATGAAGAGGcgagagaagagaagaagaagaagaacaagaagTTTGTTGATGATAATGAAGCAAAGAACAATAATGTTGATGATGAGAATGAGgttgatgaagaagatgataatccCAAGCTGAAACCTGAGAAGGAGTTGGATCTTGGCCCTCCTCTTTCACTCAAAGAGCAGCTTGAAAAGGACAAG GATGATGAAAGTCTGAGGAGATGGAAAGAACAGCTTCTTGGGAGCGTTGATATGTCTGCTCTTGGAG AGATGGAGGCGGCAGAAGTGAAGATAGAAAGGCTGTCAATCGTATGTCGGGGCCGACCAGATATTGTTTTGCCCATTCCATTTGTTTCAAACCCTAAAAGCAGCTTGTTTATACTAAAGGAAGGAAGTCCTTATCGTCTCAAATTCTCCTTCACTGTCTCCCACAACGTTGTCTCTGGTCTTAACTACACTAACACTGTCTGGAAAACCGGTGTTAAAG TAGAGAAAACAAAAGTGATGTTGGGAACATTTAGCCCTCGAAAAGATCCATACACTTATGAATTGGAAGAAGAAACCACCCCTTCTGGCTTGTTTGCTAGAGGCTCCTACTCTGCAACTACGAAG CTTGTAGATGATGATGGCAAAGCTTATTTGGCTATGAATTACCACTTTGAAATCAAGAAGAACTGGCCATCAAACAactcttga
- the LOC107942710 gene encoding rho GDP-dissociation inhibitor 1 isoform X5: MSAAVGIFSASKQDGLKKNGRNNNEEAREEKKKKNKKFVDDNEAKNNNVDDENEVDEEDDNPKLKPEKELDLGPPLSLKEQLEKDKDDESLRRWKEQLLGSVDMSALGGTVFPICYSRSKHMLNYIFVMKAEMEAAEVKIERLSIVCRGRPDIVLPIPFVSNPKSSLFILKEGSPYRLKFSFTVSHNVVSGLNYTNTVWKTGVKACR; this comes from the exons atgtcaGCTGCTGTAGGAATTTTCTCAGCATCCAAACAAGATGGTTtgaagaaaaatggaagaaaCAATAATGAAGAGGcgagagaagagaagaagaagaagaacaagaagTTTGTTGATGATAATGAAGCAAAGAACAATAATGTTGATGATGAGAATGAGgttgatgaagaagatgataatccCAAGCTGAAACCTGAGAAGGAGTTGGATCTTGGCCCTCCTCTTTCACTCAAAGAGCAGCTTGAAAAGGACAAG GATGATGAAAGTCTGAGGAGATGGAAAGAACAGCTTCTTGGGAGCGTTGATATGTCTGCTCTTGGAGGTACTGTTTTTCCTATCTGTTATTCAAGGAGCAAACACATGTTGAATTATATTTTTGTGATGAAAGCAGAGATGGAGGCGGCAGAAGTGAAGATAGAAAGGCTGTCAATCGTATGTCGGGGCCGACCAGATATTGTTTTGCCCATTCCATTTGTTTCAAACCCTAAAAGCAGCTTGTTTATACTAAAGGAAGGAAGTCCTTATCGTCTCAAATTCTCCTTCACTGTCTCCCACAACGTTGTCTCTGGTCTTAACTACACTAACACTGTCTGGAAAACCGGTGTTAAAG CTTGTAGATGA